The Streptomyces sp. NBC_00286 nucleotide sequence CTGGGCTCGGCCGCTCCGACGCCCGGTGGCGTGGGCGCGGTCGAGGCGACCCTCACGTTCGGCCTGATCGCCGTCGGTCTGCCCAAGGAGGTCGCGGCGCCCGCTGTGCTGCTCTACCGACTGCTCACGCTGTGGCTGCCGGTGCTGCCCGGGTGGCTGTTCTTCAACCATCTGACACGTAAGGGCGCGCTATAGGGCCTGCCCGGCGCATCCTGCCCTAGGCATGTCGCTCGTCACCGACGACCCTGGACGCACATCCATCCGCTCACCCGCACAGCCTGCGCCCCGAGCGTCCCGTCCCCCGCGGCCTCAGGATGGGAGCATGCCGAATCCTTTCCGGCTGCGCGCCGCTGCCCTGGCCGCCCTCCTTGTGCTGTCCGTGACAGTCGCCGGGTGCGACATTGATGCCGGCGACAAGGACGAGGACCTGGCAGCGCAGGAGCTGAGCTGGAAGGACTGCCCGGCACCGTCCAAGGCCCAGGGAGGCGGAGAGGCCCCGTCCGCTCTGCCGAACGGCGACAAGTGGCAGTGCGCGACGTTGAAGGTGCCCCTCGACTGGGACGAGCCCCAAGGAGACACGATCGGGCTCGCGCTGATCCGGGCGGAGACCAGCGGCACTAAGGCGAATCGAATCGGCTCACTGATCTTCAACTTCGGCGGCCCCGGGTCCTCGGGGGTGGCCACCCTGCCCGCGTTCGCCAAGGAGTTCGCGCACCTGCGCACCCGCTACGACCTGGTCAGCTTCGACCCGCGCGGGGTCGGCGGCAGCGCGGGCGTGGAGTGCCAGAGTGATGAGCAGCTCGACGAGTACTTCCAACAGGACGCCACCCCCGACAACGCCGCCGAGCGGAGAACGCTCCTGGAGGACACGAAAGCGTTTAACTCGGCCTGCGAGAAGAACTCAGGAAGTCTCCTTCCGCACGTGCGCACCACCGACGCGGCCCGCGATCTGGACCTGGTGCGGCAGGTCCTCGACGATGACAGGCTGCACTACTTCGGCATCTCGTACGGCACCGAACTGGGCGGTGTCTACGCCCACTTGTTCCCCAAGAAAGTGGGACGGGCCGTCTTCGACGCAGTCGTGGATCCGACGCGGAACCCGGAGGAGGGTGCGCTCGGGCAGGCCAAGGGATTCCAGCTCGCGCTCGACAACTTCGCCGAGGACTGCGCCTCGAAGCAGGACGCATGCCCGATCGGCGACACCGCGCAGAGCGTCAAGGACCGGATCGCCCGACTGCTCAAAGACCTCGACAGCCGGCCGGTCCCGGGCGTCTTCCCACGCGAGCTGACCCAGTCCGTCGCCGCCAGCGGCATCCTGCAGTCGCTCTACTCTCGGGATTACTGGCAGTACCTCACCGATGGGCTCCAGCAGGCGTACGCCGGTGACGGCACGGTTCTGATGCTGCTGTCCGACGCGCTGAACGGACGGAACGAGAACGGCGAATACAGCAACAGCGTCGCCGCCAACGTCTCCATCAACTGCGCGGACAACAAGGCGCGTTACACCACCGCCGAAGTAGAGGCGAAGCTTCCGCAGTTCCGCGCGGCCTCTCCCCTGTTCGGCGACTATGTGGCGTGGAGTCTGCTCGGCTGCACGGACTGGCCCGTGCCGGGAGCCGCCGACGACCCGGACGTGAGCGCCCCCGGAGCGGCACCGATCCTGGTGATCGGCAACACAGGCGACCCGGCCACCCCCTACGAGGGCGCCCGCAGGATGGCGGACGAGCTGGGCAAGGGCGTCGGCGTCGAGTTGACGTACCGAGGCCAGGGGCATGGTGCGTACGGCAGCGGGAACAAGTGCGTGCGTGAGGCTGTGAACGGCTATCTGCTGGACGGCAGGGTTCCGTCGACTGGGCTGGTTTGCTCCTAAAAACGCAGGTCACAGGGTTATCCACAGGCTTACGCGGCTTGAATCGCGGTCTGCCTACTATGGCCGGACCGTCATTCGCGGCTCGTGCGGATGACTTGCGAGGGGGTAAGGGGCACATGGTGCGTTTCGTACGATCCACGGCACTGGCCGCTGCCGCGGTGCTGGTCACCGGGCTTGCGGCGGGGTGCGGTGGCGGCTCGTCCGACGAGGGCAAGGACGACGGAAAGGCCAGCGCCCCACCGACCGCGGCGCCGTCAGGCCCGACGGGGGAGCTTCCGGCCTCGCTCACCTCACAGAAGCTCGACTGGGGCAGCTGCAAGGCCACTTCGGACGGCCCCGCGCCGGGCGAAGACTGGCAGTGCTCGACGCTCAAAGTCCCGCTGGACTGGGAGAGGCCGAAGGGCGAGACGATCGGTATAGCTCTGATCCGCGCCAAGGCGACAGACGAGGACTCACGCATCGGCTCGCTGCTGTTCAACTTCGGCGGTCCCGGTGGCTCGGGCGTCTCCACGATGCCGTCGTACGCGGCGCTGACGACCGAACTGCACAAGCGGTACGACCTGGTGAGCTTCGACCCGCGCGGAGTCGCGGCCAGCGAGGGCGTGCGCTGTCGCAGCGACAAGGAGATCCAGGCCGCCGAGTCGGTCGACTCCACGCCGGACACCGCGGCCGAGGAGGCCTCCTACCTCCAGGACTCCGCCGACTTCGGCAAGGGCTGCGAGGCGTCGGCGGGCCCGCTCATGGCACATGTCTCGACGACCGACACGGCCCGCGACATGGACCTGATGCGGCATGTGCTGGGCGACCAGAAGTTGCACTACTTCGGCATCTCGTACGGCACTGAACTGGGCGGTGTCTACGCCCACTTGTTCCCCAAGAACGTAGGCCGCCTGGTGCTGGACGCGGTCGTCGACCCGAGCGCGGGCACGGTCGGCCACGCCAAGAACCAGACGCGCGGTTTCCAGCGCGCCCTGGACAACTACCTCAAGTCCACCGGTCAGGACCCCGAAGAGGGCTCCCAGAAGATCGCTGACCTGTTGAAGAGGATCGACGCCGAGCCGCTGCCGACATCGAGCGGCCGCAAGCTCACACAGACGCTGGCGCTCACCGGGATCGTGCTGCCGCTCTACAGCGAGCAGACCTGGGCCGGCCTCACCAGCGCACTGGATGCGGCGGAGCAGGGTGACGGTTCGGAGCTGCTGGCCCTCGCCGACAATTACAACGAGCGTGACGCGACGGGTCGTTACGGCACGACGACGCATTCACAACGGGTCATATCGTGCTTGGACGACAAGGAGCGGCCGACGCCCGAGGAGACCAAGAAGCTGCTCCCTCAGTTCCGGAAGATTTCGCCCGTGTTCGGCGAGTTCATGGGCTGGGACACGGCCGGCTGGTGCCACAACTGGCCGGTGGCCGGTCAGCACGAGACCCCGGAGGTCAGCGCGCCCGGAGCGGATCCCGTCCTGGTCGTGGGCAACACCGGCGACCCGGCGACACCGTACGAGGGTGCCCGCAAGATGGCGGACGAACTGGGCAAGGACGTTGGTATCGAGCTCACCTGGAAGGGCGAGGGGCATGGGGCGTACGGGAGCAGTTCCTGCGTGGACGGCACGGTGAACGCGTACTTGCTGGACGGGAAGGTGCCGGAGGACGGGAAGGTCTGCGAGTCGTAGCCCACCGGGCGACAGGAGCTCGCACAGCAGGAAGGGGCCCGGCACACCCGGTGCCGGACCCCTCTCCGCACAGCCTGAGCCTGCGTCTAGTACACCGGCTTCTCGGGCTCGATCTGGTTGACCCAGCCGATCACGCCGCCACCGACGTGCACCGCGTCGGAGAAACCGGCGGACTTGAGCACGGCGAGGACTTCCGCACTGCGGACACCCGTCTTGCAATGCAGGACGATCTTCTTGTCCTGCGGCAGGGTCTCCAGGGCGGTGCCCATGAGGAACTCGTTCTTCGGGATCAGCTTGGCGCCGGGGATCGAGACGATCTCGTACTCGTTGATCTCGCGGACGTCGATGATCTCGATCTTCTCGTCGTTGTCGATCCACTCCTTGAGCTGCTTGGGAGTGATCGTCGAGCCGGCGGCCGCCTCCTGGGCCTCCTCGGAGACGACGCCGCAGAAGGCCTCGTAGTCGATGAGCTCGGTGACGGTGGGGTTCTCGCCGCAGACCGCACAATTGGGGTCCTTGCGGACCTTGACCTGGCGGTACTGCATCTCCAGGGCGTCGTAGATCATCAGGCGGCCGACCAGCGGTTCGCCGGTGCCGGTGAGGACCTTGATCGCCTCAGTGACCTGAATGGAGCCGATGGACGCGCACAGCACACCGAGGACGCCGCCCTCGGCGCAGGAGGGGACCATGCCCGGCGGCGGGGGCTCCGGGTAGAGGCAGCGGTAGCAGGGGCCGTGCTCGGACCAGAAGACGGAGGCCTGGCCGTCGAAGCGGTAGATCGAGCCCCAGACGTACGGCTTGTTGAGGAGCACGCACGCGTCGTTGACCAGGTAGCGGGTCGCGAAGTTGTCGGTGCCGTCGACGATCAGGTCGTACTGGCTGAAGATGTCCATCACGTTCTCGGCCTCGAGCCGCTCTTCGTGAAGGATCACGTTCACGTACGGGTTGATGCCGAGCACGCTGTCGCGGGCCGACTCGGCCTTGGAGCGGCCGATGTCCGCCTGGCTGTGGATGATCTGACGCTGCAGGTTGGACTCGTCGACCTCGTCGAACTCCACGATGCCGAGCGTGCCGACGCCCGCCGCGGCCAGGTACATGAGGGCCGGCGAGCCCAGGCCGCCGGCGCCAACGGCGAGCACCTTGGCGTTCTTCAGCCGCTTCTGCCCGTCCATCCCCACGTCGGGAATGATCAGGTGGCGGGAGTACCTGCGGACCTCGTCTACGGTGAGCTCAGAAGCGGGCTCGACCAGGGGTGGCAGCGACACGGGGACTCCGTTGGTCGGTCAATCACTACGGTTGTTCTTCGCGTAACACTGCCACGCCCCTCTTCATTCCGAGACACCCGTTCCGACCCGCGAGACGATTTCGTCCCAGTAGCCGGGCATGGTCGCCCAGGGGTCGACCCGGCCGCCGCGATCCGTGCGGTCGGTGAAGTAGATCGTCGAGGCGCCCTGCCAGCGAGCTATGCGCAGCGCCTCGTCGAGATGCCCGCGGGGCACGCTGTGCACGAAGTGGCAGAAACGCTGGGGCGGGTGGTCGGCGGTCCACTCCGCCACCTGCGACCAGCGGTATTCGCTCCAGGGCCCGCAGAAGGTCACCAACTGGTCGGCGAACTCGGCATATCCGGGATGCGGGTGGGAGCCGTGCCCGAGGACGATATGGCCTTCGCCGAGGAAGGCGCGCAGGGTCGTGGCCGTACGGCTCATCTCGGGGAGCGTTGTCCGGTCCGTGGGACAGCGGTCCAGATAGAAGCCGTCCACGCGGTACCAGTCGAGATACCGGTGCGCCTCCGATATCAGCTCACCGAAGGTGCGTGCGCCGTATCTCACATCGAGGTGTCCCAGGACCCGGACGCCCGCGTTGCGCAGTCGCCCCGCCGCGGCGAGGCAGTGCGGGTCGGGCCGGATGCCGGGACCGTCGGCGACGTTGAGGACGACCCAGTGCAAGGGAGTGCCGGGGCGGGTGAGTTGGCCCCATTCGAGAGGGGCGACGAGGGGGTGCGCATAGCCGGGGACGCCGAAGCCGAAGCGTATGTCGGTGCTCGCGGTGCCTACCGCGGTGCGGGTCAGATGCGGCATGCCGCCTCCATCCAGATATCGGCGAGGGACTCTTCGAGGTGGATCCGGGGCCGCCAGCCGAGCCGGTCGCGTGCGGTGCGCACATCGGCCTGCTGCCAGCTGCCGCAGCCGTCGGGATAGGGGTAAGCGGCCGGGGCCGTGTGCTCGGATTCGGAGCGGGGGTGGCCGATGGATGGCCTGACGATTCCGGGCGGGGCGTCGAGTTCGTGCAGCGCCCCGCCGTAGCCGGCCACGCGCGCGAGGACGGCGGCTGCGTCCCGGAGGCGTACGGCACGTCCGGAGCCGATGTTGATGACGCCCTGTGCGGCGGAGAGGGAGGCGGCATGGACGGCGCGCGCGACATCGCGTACGTCGATGAAGTCGCGCTGGATGCCGAGTCCGCCCACCTTCAGTTCGCCGTCGCCGGACTGCATGGCGCGACGCATGGCCTCGGCGAGGCGGCCGAGGGGCGAGCCGGCGGGTGTGCCGGGTCCGGCGGGCGAGAAGACCCGCAGGACGACGGCGTCCAGGCCGGAGCCCAGGACGAGTTCGGTGCCGGCGAGCTTGCTGACGCCGTACGGGCCGCCGGGGCGCGGCGTCGCGTCCTCGGCCGTGCAGGAGCCGGGCTGGCTGGGGCCGTACTCCGCGCCGCAGCCGATCTGCACGAGGCGCGCGCCGCAGCCGCTGCGGCGCAGGGCCTCGCAGACGGTGGCGACGGCGACGGTGTTGTGCCGGGTCAGTTCGCGGGCGCCGCCTCGGGTGGCGCCGGCGCAGTTGATGACGACGCCGGGGTGCACCGCGTCCAGGAAGCGGGTCAGTGCGCCCGGGCTGCCGCTGGAGAGGTCGAACCGTACATCCGCGTCGTCGCCCCGGCCGAGCGCGGTGAGCTGCACGGCCGGGTCGGCGAGGAGTCGGTCGGCGACGTACCGGCCCAGAAATCCGTTGGCTCCGATCAGCAGCACCCTCATCGGGCGGCTCCCGGGGTGGATTCTCCGATACGGAGGGTGATCATCTTGTGTCTCCTTCAAGGGTGTTGCGATGGTTCGTCAGGGAGGGCCGCGGTGTCGGCCCCGCCGGAGGGCCGGGCTCGGCACGGCGGCCGGGTGGCGGGCCCGGGGTGTGGTTCACGGCGCCCCACCGTCATACGCGTGGGCCGAGGCCCGGGTGAGGGTCCTGGTCGCGTGGACCAGGAGTACGAGCGCCGCGGCCCCACATACGAGGGCCGGCACGACACCGGGCCCCCATGCGGCGGTCACGGTCTCGATGGGAACGGCGAGGAACGAGCAGCCGGGCAGGCGGCCCGCGAAGACGCTCGCCACAGCCGTCACCTCGGCCGCACCGGCGGCGGCCAGTACGACGGCCGGGGCGTGCCGGAAGCCGCGCACGGTGAGCAGCCGGGCGAGCAGCAGGAGCGCGCCGAGGGCGCCGATTCCGGCGTACGCGGCGGGATCGGCGGGCTCGTCCAGCAGGGTCTCGCACAGCACGAGCAGGCCGCCCAGGGCGCAGAGGAACAGCCCGAACACGCCCAGGAGCAGAGGGCGTACGGAGGCGGCGAACTCCTTGAGAGTTCGGCCGGCGGCCAGTCTGCGCCGGGCGCGCACGGCGAAGAGGTGGGCGCACCAAGCGGCCGGGGCGCAGGCCAGGGAGAGGGCCGTCACCGACGCGACGGGCAGGGGCCAGGGGCTGTCAGCGTCACCGTTCGGCCAGCTGTACGGGCCACCCGCGAGGGCGGCGCCGAGCAGACCGTCGCCGAGGAGGGCGTATGCGAGCAGCCAGCACATCCACGCGCACGTGCCCTTTGTCGTGCGCCCCGCGCGCGGGGCGTGCAGGGGGCCGCGGCCAAGGGCCAGGCGCAGGCACAGGGCGATGGCGAGTACGCCCAGGACGGCGACCGTGACGGCGAGGTGCAGCCGGGCCTCGGTGAGGCGCAGCCCAGTCACCGCCGCCGCGCATACGGCGCCCGGCAGCAGGGTGAGCACGGCCCAACTGACTTGCGCCTTGGGGAGGTTGACGGCAGGCGCGCTGGGACTGGTCTCGCCGTCGCGGGGCACGCGCGCGTAGATCTCCTCGGCCAGCGAGAACACGTCACGGTGCCGGAACCGGGCCACGGTTCGGTCGGTCACCCCGTGCGCCTCCAAACCGGCCGCGATCTCCAGCGGATCCACGGCCCGTTCGCACAGCTCCCGGTGACGGTGCATCAGCGCCTTCACGGGGTCCACGGCGACCTGGCTGCTGGACTCGTCCGACGAGGCCCGCGCCCCCGGGATATCCGGGGCGCTCAGCGCTCCAGCCGTCACCAGCCACTCCTCATCGGAAGCGACCGCATCCCGCACCGCGGCACCGCCCGGCGCCCCCGGCAGGTCCACGTCGCGCTGCCGCCCGCTCATCGCGTCCCCTTCCCGGCGGGAACCGGCTCCTGCGCCGCGCCGGAACCGGCACTCGCCGCCCCGGACCCAGGGCAAGCGCCCGCCGACCCGGATGCCGGCAGAGCGCCCGCCGCCCCGGACCTCGCCGCAACCCCCGCCGCCCCAGAACCCAGCCGAGCACCCGCAGCCCCGGATCCCGGCAGAGCGCCCGCCGCCCCCGCAACCCCCACGGCCCACCGCGGACCGCTCACCGACGCAGGCCGGGTTCCGGACTCGGCCCAGCGAGCCCGCACATGGGCCTCGGCCGGTACCGCGAAGGGCAGCGGTTCATCGGTGGCGGCTCGGCGGACCGGGCTGTGCGAGACGATCTCCAGGTAAATGCCATGAAACGCCGCGATGTTCTGCTCGACGGTGAACAGTTCGAGGGCACGCGCGCGTGCCGCCGCGCCGAGGAGTGCACGGCGCTCGGGGTCGCGCAGCAGGGCGACGCACGCCTCGGCGAGCGCCCGCGGATTGCGCGGCGGCACCACCAGACCCGTACCGCCGATGACCTCCACGACCGCGCCGACGTCCGTGGACACCGTGGCGCGCCCGCAGAACATCGCCTCGACAAGGCCGTTCGGGAAGCCCTCGACGACGCTCGACAGCACGACCACGGCCCCGGCCGCGTACGCCTCCGCGAGACTCGGCACCTCCGGCCCGCCGATCTCCTCGAACGACACAGGCGGCACCCGCGACCCCGGACGGCCACCGATCTCGCGTACGCCTCCCACCTCATCGGGGAAGAGCCGCGCGGCCAGCATCTTGCAGTCCGCCCGATACGCGGCCCCAGCCGGCCCCTCGACAGGCGCGCCGATGATCCGCAGCCGCGCCCTCGGCCGTTCCTTGCGGACCGCCGCGAAGGCGTGCAGCAGCGAGACGAGGTCCTTGTCGGGCTCCATCCGCCCGACCCAGACCAGCGTGTCCGGATCGGCACAGTCCGCTCGTTCGCCCACCTCCCAGAAGGGGGAGGCCTCCATGCCCGGATAGACCGTACGGAGCTTGGCGCGGTCGGCGCCGCAGCGCTCCTGCCAGCGGCGGGCGTGCGTATTGCCGGGCGTGATGAGGGCGGCCTGCCGGTACATCTCGGCCGCGAGCCGGCCGTGGAAGGCCGCGAGCAGCGCCCGCACCGGCCCTGACTCCTCGCGCGAGTCCAAGTAGTGCGCCCGCAACCGCACGCCGTACTCCGTGACCAACAGCGGCACGCCCCAGAAGTGCCGGGCCAGCAGCCCGGGCAGGGCCGCGGCTCCCCCGGACGTGGCGTGGCACAGGTCGACGGAGCCGAGTCCGTCCTGCTCGCCGTACCAGTCGAGCGACAGGGGGCGCAGGGTGCGCTCGATCCGGTCGGCGACGGTGAGCAGATCCGGGACGCGCGCCCCGCGCGCGGTGCGCAATGCGCCGGGCGCGCGGCAGGCGCTCTCGAGGGCACGCACAGCGGTTTCGGAACGCAGGGCACTGGTCAGGCCGCCGCCCGCATCCCGGACGAGTTCGGCAAGCCCGTACAACGCACTGCCGAAACGGTCCGCCACATCCAATGAGCCATCCCCTGAGGCCGATGCAGCGCCCTCCATAACGGCATCCCCCGCACAGACCGCCGCCGCCAACTCCCCGTAGCACTCGGCGAACCGCCGCCGCGCCCGGCGGCCGTACGCCACGCCGTCATCGCCCGCGGTCCATAACGGCGCCGTGCGCACGCGGCCCACCTGGGGCGGCAGCTCGACGAAGCCCTCGCCCTGCTGTCGCTCGCTCCTGCTGAGCGCGTAGACGTCGAAGTCGTGCTGCCCGAGCCCGCGTACAAGCCGGTCGCACCAGAGCCTGGCGTCACCGCTCAGATATGGATAGCCACCCTCCGTAAGCAGTCCGATGCGCACGAGTGCACCCCTGATCTTCCGTATGGGGAGCCGCCGTTGCCCGGCGACTCACAGCGGGACGAACGTACGCGGACATGACCGTGGCGCGATGGACGGTTGTCCATCGCGCCACCAAAAGGGGTGAACGGTCGTAACTTTCCCGTGCGAATCGCGTTTCGTCGCGCTAAGAGATCAATCGCGTACGTGCCGCAAGCGTCTCAAGCCCCGGGAAACGGCCAGGGGTTGGCCCGGCAACGGATTCCGTCGTGCTCGAGGAACTTGCTCTGCTGTTGCATGACGGGCGCGAGTTCGCCGTCCTTGTCGCAGGTCACATGGCCGTAGCCGAGCCGGTGGCCGATCTCGTGGTTGATCAGCATCTGCCGGTACGCGTACATCTTGTCGCCGTAAGTCTGGGCGCCCTGAGCCCAGCGATACGCGTTGATCATCACGCGGTCGGTGGCCGCGGAGTCGCAGGAGACGTTGTCCACGGTGGTGTCCAGGCCCGATTTGGCGCACCAGACCGCCGTGGTGCCGGGGCTGGCCAGCGTGATGACGAAGTCGGGCTGCCCGGTGGAGACCCGCTCGAAGGTACGGGCCCCGTCGTGGGCCCAACTCCGCTCGTCGTTCAGAGTCTTGTGCACGGCCTGCGCGAAGAGGGTGCCGTCGAGGCCGAGGCCCTTCTCGACGTCGACGCGGTAGGTGATCTTCTGTCCCGTGCCGGGCGCCTGGTCGACACCGCGGATCGCCTCGAATTCCCCGCCGCCCTTGAGGTTCGCGGCCAGCGGGTACTTCTTCGCCACCAATTGCGCGTACGACGGCGGAGTCGCGCCCTCCACCTCGGACGGAGGCGTCGGCCTGGTGTCGCCGCGCGCCGCGGCGTCCTTGGCTTCCCGGTCCGCGCCGCCCACGGTCGGCGGGCGCGCGGAGGTGTCCTCGCGCCCGTCGGTGACCACCTGCCCGGCCACGACGACGGCGAGCACGGTGGTGACGGCGGCGGCCGCGACCCCGGTGAAGGTCCAGCCCTTGCCGCCCTTGGCCTTCTCCGGCAGATACGGCTCCGAGGGCGCATCCGGAAGATAGGGCTCCGAGGGCGCCTTGTGCTCGGTTTCCGCGGGGTCGAGGTACCGGTCGGTGGAGTCGACGGCGGAGTAGTACGGGTCCGAGCGGAGGGCCTGGTCGCCGGTACGCGACGCGAAGACGTTGTCGTCCCGCTCGAAGGCGTCGACGTAGTCCTGGCGGGGACCCTGCGCGGGATGCGGCGCCTGCCGCTGCTGCGGTATGGCGGGCCCGGGCCCCTCGGCCTGCGATGCGCCCGGTCTCCCCGGGTACGCCCCCTGAGGCGCGCCGTATCCGGGCGCCCCGCTGAACACCCCCCAGCCACCGCCGGATTCCCGCTGCTCGGGATGCGCACCGCGGACTTGGGGGACACCGTGAGCAGGCGTGCCATCGGGGTACCTCGGAACGCCATGAGCGGGCGTCCCGTCAGGAAGCCGCGGGACGCCATGAGCCGACGTACCGTCAGAGAACCGAGGTACGCCGTGAGCTGGCGATCCGTCAGGCAACCGCGGAACCCCCTGCGCGGGCGTACCGTCCGGCAGCCGGTGAACCCCATGCGCCGGAGTGCCGTCCGCGTACTGCGGAACGCCACGAGCCGGTGTGCCATCCGCATACCGCGGAACTCCGCCCGCAGGCGTCCCGTCAGGGAAGCGCGGAACCCCCTGCGCGTCCGGCCGCGGCACCCACCCATCAGGCAGCCGAGGTACCCCACCCGCCGGAGTGCCGGGACCGCCGCCCCTCGTCGGTGGCGGCTGCGGCTGGGGTTGCGGCCCAGAGGGAGCCCGGCGGCGTCCGGTGGCCGGTTCCGGGCGGCTTCCCGCGACCACCGGGGTGTCGGTGGTGTCGCCCTTGCGGGCCGACCCACGTCGGCTGTGACGTCCCACGCGCCGCCTCAGCTCCCCGCACTCTTCGTTGTTCCGGTCTTCATGGTGCCGGTCGTCGCGCTGTCGGCGTCGGCCAACTCGCCGGTGTCTGCGAGAAGTTCCCGGATGGCGGTGGCCACGGTCTCGGGGTACTCCATCATCGCCACGTGCCCCGCGTCCGGCAGCGTGAGCAGCCGGGAATCGCGGAAAGCCCGGGCCGCGCGCTGGGTCATGCGGAACGAGACGAGCTGGTCACGGCCGCCGTATATGAGCAGCGTCGGGGCGAGCACCCGCTCGGCCTGACGCCACAGCCGGTGCTGGCCGCCCAGCGTGTACGCGTTCACGATGCCGCGGGCCGAGCGCGCCATGGCGTCCCAGAAGTACGGGAGGGCGAGCCGCCGCTCCATCTCCTCGACCGCGTTGCGGAACGCTTCGGGGGTCACGATGGTCGGATCGCCGTAACAGAGCGCCATGACGCCCCGTACGCGCTGCTCGGCGGACCAATCCTTGGTGAAGCGGGTGAAGGCGCTCGCCACCCCGGGCAGCGCCAGCAGGGCTGTCGGCACCGCCGAGCGCTGCACCAGGACCTCGGGCAGCGCGGGCGACACCAGTGTGAGCGTCCGGACGAGATCGGGGCGTACGGCCGCGACGCGCGTCGTGACCGCGCCGCCCATCGAGTTCCCGATGAGGTGCACGGGGCCGCGGTCGGCCGAGTCGAGATAGCGGATGACCGCGCGCGCGTGCCCGGTCACCGAGTAGTCGCCGTCGTCCGGCGGCGGCGAGTCGCCGAAGCCCGGCAGATCAACGGCCTCGCTGTCCACGAGGCCGTCCAGGAGGGGCATCAGCGCCGACCAGTTCTGCGAGGAACCGCCCAGCCCATGCACATACAGCGCGGGCGGCAGCCCCTCACGGGCCGGCGGTCTCGACCGGATCGTCAGCGTGATCCCGGGCAACCCGACCGAGCGCAGCCGCTCCCCCGCCGCCACCCTGACGGCACCGACTTTCGGCGCGACAGAGGTGGCGAGGACGGACGGCAGTTCGGTCGAAGACATGGAGCAATGTTACGAGACGATCACGTGGTGGATCGTGTGTTCGCCATCACAAGTCCCCATCGAATTCCGTGAACCCGGCTGTATCGCGACGGACCGCCCTGGGATCGCGTAGCGACTCGATCCGCGCTCTCATACGCTTCCTGAACGAGGGCACACGTACTTGTGCAAGCAGGCACTCGCACCGCTCGGGAAGAGGACTCCATGACCGTCGACCCCAACGACCCCGAGACTCTCGACGAAGCCGATTCCACGACCACCGAATCCACCGAATTCGACGTGGAGGCCCCCGAGGCCGACGCCGCCGAACAGCACGCGGAGCTCGCACCCCACCGTGACGAGCCGCTGACCGGCGCAAACGCGGGCAACCTGGCCGACGCGAACGAGGCGGACCGCGCGGAGCAGGCAAGGATCGTCGAACTCGACGAGGACGACTACC carries:
- a CDS encoding alpha/beta hydrolase; its protein translation is MVRFVRSTALAAAAVLVTGLAAGCGGGSSDEGKDDGKASAPPTAAPSGPTGELPASLTSQKLDWGSCKATSDGPAPGEDWQCSTLKVPLDWERPKGETIGIALIRAKATDEDSRIGSLLFNFGGPGGSGVSTMPSYAALTTELHKRYDLVSFDPRGVAASEGVRCRSDKEIQAAESVDSTPDTAAEEASYLQDSADFGKGCEASAGPLMAHVSTTDTARDMDLMRHVLGDQKLHYFGISYGTELGGVYAHLFPKNVGRLVLDAVVDPSAGTVGHAKNQTRGFQRALDNYLKSTGQDPEEGSQKIADLLKRIDAEPLPTSSGRKLTQTLALTGIVLPLYSEQTWAGLTSALDAAEQGDGSELLALADNYNERDATGRYGTTTHSQRVISCLDDKERPTPEETKKLLPQFRKISPVFGEFMGWDTAGWCHNWPVAGQHETPEVSAPGADPVLVVGNTGDPATPYEGARKMADELGKDVGIELTWKGEGHGAYGSSSCVDGTVNAYLLDGKVPEDGKVCES
- a CDS encoding spherulation-specific family 4 protein is translated as MPHLTRTAVGTASTDIRFGFGVPGYAHPLVAPLEWGQLTRPGTPLHWVVLNVADGPGIRPDPHCLAAAGRLRNAGVRVLGHLDVRYGARTFGELISEAHRYLDWYRVDGFYLDRCPTDRTTLPEMSRTATTLRAFLGEGHIVLGHGSHPHPGYAEFADQLVTFCGPWSEYRWSQVAEWTADHPPQRFCHFVHSVPRGHLDEALRIARWQGASTIYFTDRTDRGGRVDPWATMPGYWDEIVSRVGTGVSE
- a CDS encoding NAD-dependent epimerase/dehydratase family protein yields the protein MRVLLIGANGFLGRYVADRLLADPAVQLTALGRGDDADVRFDLSSGSPGALTRFLDAVHPGVVINCAGATRGGARELTRHNTVAVATVCEALRRSGCGARLVQIGCGAEYGPSQPGSCTAEDATPRPGGPYGVSKLAGTELVLGSGLDAVVLRVFSPAGPGTPAGSPLGRLAEAMRRAMQSGDGELKVGGLGIQRDFIDVRDVARAVHAASLSAAQGVINIGSGRAVRLRDAAAVLARVAGYGGALHELDAPPGIVRPSIGHPRSESEHTAPAAYPYPDGCGSWQQADVRTARDRLGWRPRIHLEESLADIWMEAACRI
- the moeZ gene encoding adenylyltransferase/sulfurtransferase MoeZ produces the protein MSLPPLVEPASELTVDEVRRYSRHLIIPDVGMDGQKRLKNAKVLAVGAGGLGSPALMYLAAAGVGTLGIVEFDEVDESNLQRQIIHSQADIGRSKAESARDSVLGINPYVNVILHEERLEAENVMDIFSQYDLIVDGTDNFATRYLVNDACVLLNKPYVWGSIYRFDGQASVFWSEHGPCYRCLYPEPPPPGMVPSCAEGGVLGVLCASIGSIQVTEAIKVLTGTGEPLVGRLMIYDALEMQYRQVKVRKDPNCAVCGENPTVTELIDYEAFCGVVSEEAQEAAAGSTITPKQLKEWIDNDEKIEIIDVREINEYEIVSIPGAKLIPKNEFLMGTALETLPQDKKIVLHCKTGVRSAEVLAVLKSAGFSDAVHVGGGVIGWVNQIEPEKPVY
- a CDS encoding alpha/beta hydrolase, with the protein product MPNPFRLRAAALAALLVLSVTVAGCDIDAGDKDEDLAAQELSWKDCPAPSKAQGGGEAPSALPNGDKWQCATLKVPLDWDEPQGDTIGLALIRAETSGTKANRIGSLIFNFGGPGSSGVATLPAFAKEFAHLRTRYDLVSFDPRGVGGSAGVECQSDEQLDEYFQQDATPDNAAERRTLLEDTKAFNSACEKNSGSLLPHVRTTDAARDLDLVRQVLDDDRLHYFGISYGTELGGVYAHLFPKKVGRAVFDAVVDPTRNPEEGALGQAKGFQLALDNFAEDCASKQDACPIGDTAQSVKDRIARLLKDLDSRPVPGVFPRELTQSVAASGILQSLYSRDYWQYLTDGLQQAYAGDGTVLMLLSDALNGRNENGEYSNSVAANVSINCADNKARYTTAEVEAKLPQFRAASPLFGDYVAWSLLGCTDWPVPGAADDPDVSAPGAAPILVIGNTGDPATPYEGARRMADELGKGVGVELTYRGQGHGAYGSGNKCVREAVNGYLLDGRVPSTGLVCS